A single Inediibacterium massiliense DNA region contains:
- a CDS encoding sensor histidine kinase, which produces MFQKLKMKLISINVILLTIVLLIIFSGLYFMMQHGMNQQSYMLMNTIAQEEHLFPSISTPDGRKVALGSFFIKVNTSGEIIEHSSEFFISKEDVEELKEIVLRKESKNGNIENNNYRLKFLKVPKEYGLIMVFLDNSREKDIFKWLIRISIYIGLISLALVFFISLFLANKAIKPVRVSWEKQNTFVADASHELRTPLAVVTSNLEIVMENENETVASQSKWLINVQSELERLKKLIDDLLFLARSDAKDDEWFKEPFDLSGLLCKVKDTFMPLAQKKGLELILHNKEDVTFWGNEFKIKQLITILLDNAIKYTNRGGIIELRLDIGINTFQLSVKDTGEGIPKECLNHIFDRFYRVDKSRSRNYGGSGLGLAIAKCIINEHNGKIHVVSDVGKGTEFTVVFPMEK; this is translated from the coding sequence ATGTTTCAAAAACTAAAAATGAAACTTATTTCAATTAATGTTATTTTATTAACTATTGTACTGCTCATCATTTTTTCTGGACTATATTTTATGATGCAACACGGAATGAATCAGCAATCATATATGTTGATGAATACTATTGCACAAGAAGAGCATTTATTCCCTTCAATTAGTACACCTGATGGAAGAAAAGTAGCTTTAGGAAGCTTTTTTATCAAGGTAAATACATCAGGAGAAATTATAGAGCATTCTTCAGAATTTTTTATTTCAAAAGAAGATGTTGAAGAATTAAAAGAAATTGTTCTAAGAAAAGAAAGTAAGAATGGTAATATTGAAAATAACAATTATAGGCTAAAATTTTTAAAGGTTCCAAAGGAATACGGATTGATTATGGTATTTCTTGATAATAGCAGGGAGAAAGACATTTTCAAATGGCTTATTCGGATTTCTATATATATAGGGTTAATCAGTTTAGCACTAGTTTTTTTCATAAGTCTTTTTCTTGCCAACAAAGCCATTAAGCCAGTTAGAGTTTCTTGGGAAAAACAAAATACCTTTGTGGCAGATGCATCCCATGAGCTTCGCACCCCTCTTGCAGTAGTAACTTCAAATTTAGAAATAGTAATGGAAAATGAAAATGAAACTGTTGCTAGTCAAAGTAAGTGGCTTATAAATGTTCAAAGTGAGTTAGAGCGGTTAAAAAAACTTATTGATGATTTGTTGTTTTTAGCAAGATCAGATGCGAAAGATGATGAATGGTTTAAAGAACCTTTTGATCTAAGTGGTCTTTTATGCAAAGTAAAAGATACTTTTATGCCCCTTGCTCAGAAAAAAGGATTAGAATTAATTTTGCATAATAAAGAAGATGTGACCTTTTGGGGAAATGAGTTTAAAATCAAGCAACTGATAACTATATTATTGGACAATGCAATAAAGTATACAAATAGGGGAGGAATCATCGAATTAAGATTGGATATTGGTATAAACACATTCCAACTATCCGTCAAAGATACTGGGGAAGGGATTCCAAAGGAATGTCTAAACCATATTTTTGATAGATTTTATAGAGTTGATAAATCACGCTCAAGGAACTATGGAGGTTCAGGATTAGGTTTAGCCATTGCAAAATGTATTATCAATGAACATAATGGAAAGATTCATGTTGTAAGTGATGTAGGGAAAGGAACAGAGTTTACAGTCGTTTTTCCTATGGAAAAGTAG
- a CDS encoding GNAT family N-acetyltransferase: MLEIKPATENEIQVIEQLVGLYDIDLEDIKKDISNCMIAYDNEIPVGAGGFNYQENQCSLSFVVVKKERQNEYLGDAIVKSVLNLANYKGIQKVYVNPKEYASFFEKLRFKKDDADKNLLFVTLPDYFLQGCKHKK, translated from the coding sequence ATGTTAGAAATCAAACCAGCTACAGAGAATGAAATACAAGTGATTGAACAATTAGTAGGTTTGTATGACATAGATCTAGAAGATATAAAAAAAGATATTTCAAATTGTATGATTGCCTATGATAATGAAATACCTGTTGGAGCAGGAGGGTTTAATTATCAAGAAAATCAATGCAGCCTTTCATTTGTAGTAGTAAAAAAAGAGAGACAAAATGAATATTTAGGAGATGCTATTGTAAAATCTGTTTTAAATTTAGCAAATTACAAAGGTATTCAAAAAGTATATGTAAATCCAAAGGAGTATGCTTCTTTTTTTGAAAAATTAAGATTTAAAAAAGATGATGCAGATAAAAATTTATTATTTGTTACTTTACCAGATTATTTTTTACAAGGATGCAAACATAAGAAATAG
- a CDS encoding MurR/RpiR family transcriptional regulator: MRDDRVDLIKIIQKSFSRLSKGQKLIAQFIMNNYDKAAFMTASKLGNKVGVSESTVVRFANALGYEGYPQLQQELQELIKTKLTTVQRLEMSNDYTNEGAVLKKVLKEDMDNIKATIEEIDDDVFQNVVDSIFNAKRIYIIGLRSSSTLAEYLGFYLNLILDNVKIVTPGVSDVFEQMLRVGKDDVVIGMSFPRYSANTLNAINFTKEKGALVVGITDSKVSPIAAISDYTLIARSHMASFVDSLVAPLSLINALVVAVGMREKSEIANTFNTLEHIWEKHNVYNDKNTIL, from the coding sequence ATGAGAGATGATCGTGTAGATTTAATAAAAATCATACAGAAAAGTTTTTCAAGACTGAGTAAAGGTCAAAAATTAATTGCTCAATTTATTATGAATAATTATGATAAAGCTGCTTTTATGACTGCATCTAAATTAGGAAACAAAGTAGGAGTAAGTGAGTCTACAGTTGTACGTTTTGCAAATGCGTTAGGATATGAAGGATATCCACAACTTCAACAAGAACTGCAAGAACTGATTAAGACAAAACTTACTACGGTACAAAGACTTGAAATGTCTAATGACTATACAAATGAAGGAGCAGTGCTCAAGAAGGTTTTAAAAGAAGATATGGATAACATTAAAGCTACTATTGAAGAGATTGATGATGATGTTTTTCAAAATGTTGTAGATAGTATCTTCAATGCCAAAAGAATTTATATTATAGGCCTTAGAAGTTCAAGTACGTTAGCTGAATATTTGGGATTTTATTTAAACCTTATATTGGACAATGTAAAAATTGTAACACCTGGAGTAAGTGATGTATTTGAACAAATGTTAAGAGTAGGAAAAGATGATGTAGTAATAGGAATGAGTTTTCCAAGATATTCTGCCAATACATTAAATGCAATAAACTTTACAAAGGAAAAGGGAGCTTTAGTTGTAGGAATTACAGATAGTAAAGTTTCTCCTATTGCAGCTATTTCAGATTATACACTTATTGCCAGAAGTCATATGGCATCTTTTGTAGATTCTTTAGTGGCACCTTTAAGTTTGATTAATGCTTTAGTAGTTGCGGTAGGAATGAGAGAAAAATCAGAAATAGCCAATACATTTAATACATTAGAGCACATTTGGGAAAAACATAATGTGTATAATGACAAAAATACCATATTATAA
- a CDS encoding response regulator transcription factor — protein sequence MRILLVEDELRLSEALEYILKKNNYIVDTAFDGITGQEMAETGIYNIIILDRMLPGKEGVEVLKAIRSQRITTPVLILTAKDAIKDRVEGLNSGADDYVIKPFSNQELLARVRALGRRQTETIINEEIKIGNIIFNTLKGEINIDGKITKLSSKESQIFEILIKNKNMVVTKEQLLEKIWGFQSDIELNNIEVYLSYLRKKLALLNCNVIIETFRGRGYCVKEIN from the coding sequence ATGAGAATATTGCTTGTTGAGGATGAATTACGTCTCTCTGAAGCTCTTGAATATATTTTGAAAAAGAATAATTATATAGTTGATACAGCTTTTGATGGTATAACAGGTCAGGAAATGGCTGAAACAGGGATTTATAATATTATTATTCTAGATAGGATGTTGCCTGGAAAGGAAGGAGTTGAAGTTTTAAAGGCAATAAGAAGCCAAAGAATTACAACGCCTGTACTTATATTAACTGCAAAGGATGCCATCAAAGACAGAGTTGAAGGTTTAAACAGCGGAGCAGACGATTATGTAATAAAGCCTTTCTCAAACCAAGAACTATTAGCAAGAGTAAGAGCTTTAGGAAGAAGACAAACAGAAACAATTATAAACGAAGAAATAAAAATCGGAAACATAATATTTAATACTTTAAAAGGGGAAATAAATATAGATGGCAAAATAACAAAGCTTTCATCAAAAGAGTCACAGATTTTTGAAATACTTATTAAAAATAAAAATATGGTTGTTACAAAGGAACAATTGTTGGAAAAAATATGGGGTTTCCAATCGGACATAGAACTTAATAATATTGAAGTATATCTTTCTTATCTTAGAAAGAAGCTTGCATTATTAAACTGCAACGTCATTATTGAAACCTTCAGGGGAAGAGGCTATTGTGTGAAGGAGATAAATTAA
- a CDS encoding pseudouridine synthase, whose protein sequence is MRLQKYIAHAGIASRRKAEEMIKEGRVKVNDQVVKDMGVEIEPTKDKIYVDGNFIELEQKNVYIMLNKPKGYVTTVSDEFGRPTVLDLVKDINERIYPVGRLDFDTSGLLLLTNDGDFTYHLTHPKHEVKKTYIAKIKGVPTKEELKKFKNGVDIGGYITAPAHIEMIKQSRVFCTTRVMIHEGKNRQIRRMFDQINHPVVALKRVSIGEIKMNDLEEGKWRNLTKEEVNYLKNS, encoded by the coding sequence ATGAGACTACAAAAATATATTGCTCATGCAGGAATTGCATCTAGAAGAAAAGCAGAAGAAATGATAAAAGAAGGAAGAGTAAAAGTAAACGATCAAGTTGTAAAGGATATGGGAGTTGAAATTGAGCCTACAAAGGATAAAATATATGTAGACGGGAATTTTATTGAGTTAGAACAAAAAAATGTATACATAATGTTAAACAAACCAAAAGGATATGTAACTACTGTATCTGATGAATTTGGTAGACCTACAGTACTTGATTTAGTAAAAGATATAAATGAAAGGATTTATCCTGTAGGAAGACTTGACTTTGATACTTCAGGACTTTTACTTTTAACGAATGATGGAGATTTTACATATCATCTTACGCATCCAAAGCATGAAGTAAAAAAAACATATATTGCTAAAATAAAAGGAGTACCCACAAAAGAAGAATTGAAGAAGTTTAAAAATGGTGTAGACATAGGAGGATATATAACAGCCCCTGCCCATATTGAAATGATCAAACAGAGTAGAGTCTTTTGTACAACAAGAGTAATGATTCATGAAGGAAAGAATAGACAAATCAGAAGAATGTTTGATCAAATTAATCATCCTGTTGTAGCATTAAAAAGAGTTTCTATAGGAGAAATCAAAATGAATGATTTAGAAGAAGGCAAATGGAGAAACCTTACAAAGGAAGAAGTGAATTATTTAAAAAATAGTTAG
- a CDS encoding 4Fe-4S dicluster domain-containing protein — translation MANQNEKKLIIKKSWCKGCGICVEFCPKKVLALKNEKIEIVDLENCIKCGLCELRCPDYAIYLGGIEDEEK, via the coding sequence ATGGCCAACCAAAACGAAAAGAAATTGATTATTAAAAAAAGCTGGTGTAAGGGTTGTGGAATTTGTGTGGAATTCTGTCCTAAGAAGGTACTTGCGTTAAAAAATGAAAAGATTGAAATAGTTGATTTAGAAAACTGTATAAAATGTGGTTTATGTGAACTTCGCTGTCCTGATTATGCAATTTATCTAGGAGGTATAGAAGATGAAGAAAAATAA
- a CDS encoding efflux RND transporter periplasmic adaptor subunit, whose translation MKVIKNKKSIYLIMAAVVVVIAVLGIVNNKKVSSADMKESAVSTSVETQKIAPKSIEEYINVSSKVAGNNEISVIPEVSGTVKNVYVNLGDTVKAGDVLFEIDDTNLKLQVKQAAASLASAQASYEMNVGATLQNQVMQQQASVDSYEIQYNDLIKDLEKTKILYESGAVSKHELDTLQSSTDKMKLQLDTARENLKLTKEKIIDGTKKTGQASIAQAQIALEIAQTQLEKTKVKAEIDGVISTCNVTLGSIVSMQSPAMTIVNTDKLKFSFNISDDYINKVFVGSKAYITISSASDKPYEGTVTYISPAANSTTMLYPIEVYLDKQDNHIKSGMFASLKLVVDKKENSISVPLNAVIKKGSENFVYVVDGNNMAHKRIVQTGIKNDVNIEIIDGVKIGELVVVKGQSFVSDGNKVNITAKN comes from the coding sequence ATGAAGGTTATTAAAAATAAGAAATCCATTTATCTAATTATGGCCGCTGTTGTAGTTGTAATTGCTGTCCTTGGGATTGTAAACAACAAAAAAGTAAGTTCTGCTGATATGAAGGAATCAGCCGTTTCTACCAGTGTTGAAACCCAGAAAATAGCTCCTAAATCTATTGAAGAATATATCAATGTATCTTCAAAGGTAGCTGGAAATAATGAAATATCTGTCATCCCTGAGGTAAGCGGTACAGTAAAAAATGTATATGTCAATCTAGGAGATACGGTAAAAGCTGGGGATGTTTTATTTGAAATAGATGATACAAATCTAAAATTACAAGTAAAACAAGCAGCAGCTTCTCTTGCTTCCGCACAGGCAAGTTATGAAATGAATGTGGGAGCAACTCTTCAAAATCAGGTAATGCAGCAGCAAGCTTCTGTGGATTCATATGAAATCCAGTATAATGACTTAATCAAAGACCTTGAAAAGACTAAAATTTTATATGAGTCTGGAGCCGTATCAAAGCATGAATTGGATACTTTACAGTCTAGTACGGATAAAATGAAGCTTCAGCTTGATACTGCAAGAGAAAATTTGAAACTAACCAAGGAAAAAATTATAGATGGAACAAAAAAGACAGGGCAAGCATCTATAGCTCAAGCTCAGATAGCATTAGAAATAGCCCAAACTCAACTAGAAAAAACAAAAGTAAAAGCAGAAATTGATGGAGTAATTAGTACTTGCAATGTAACACTAGGATCAATAGTTTCAATGCAAAGTCCAGCTATGACTATTGTAAACACGGACAAACTCAAGTTTTCCTTTAATATATCAGACGATTATATAAACAAAGTTTTTGTAGGATCAAAAGCATATATCACCATATCATCAGCATCAGATAAGCCTTATGAAGGTACGGTTACCTATATTTCTCCAGCAGCAAACAGTACGACAATGTTGTATCCAATAGAAGTGTATCTTGATAAACAAGACAATCACATAAAATCTGGTATGTTTGCTTCTCTAAAACTTGTTGTAGATAAAAAGGAAAATAGTATTTCGGTTCCATTGAATGCAGTTATTAAAAAAGGTAGTGAAAATTTTGTTTATGTTGTTGATGGAAATAATATGGCACACAAAAGAATTGTTCAAACAGGAATAAAAAATGATGTGAATATAGAAATAATAGATGGAGTAAAAATAGGTGAATTAGTAGTTGTGAAAGGTCAAAGCTTCGTCTCAGATGGAAACAAAGTAAATATTACGGCCAAGAATTGA
- a CDS encoding 2-oxoacid:ferredoxin oxidoreductase subunit beta has product MTSPLIQDYFRMNKLPHIWCPGCGHGTLMRAIAQAIDNLGLDRDKVCIVSGIGCSSRAPGYMNFNTLHTTHGRALAFATGVKMARPELEVIVITGDGDATAIGGNHLIHAARRNIDITTIVFNNNIYGMTGGQFSPTTPTGDLGTTAPFGNVDRPFDIPKLVDGAGATYVARGTVYHANQMIKLIENGIKNKGFSLIEGLSNCPTYYARKNKKGSAVDILKWQKDHAVDVKAAQKMSPEQLEGKFVIGEFKNTQAPEYTESYQKIIDRFIKER; this is encoded by the coding sequence ATGACGAGCCCATTGATTCAAGATTATTTTAGAATGAACAAATTACCCCATATTTGGTGTCCTGGATGTGGTCATGGTACTTTAATGAGAGCCATTGCACAAGCAATTGACAATTTAGGATTAGATAGAGATAAAGTATGTATCGTATCTGGAATAGGATGTTCTTCGAGAGCACCAGGATATATGAACTTTAATACGCTTCATACTACTCATGGTAGAGCGTTAGCTTTTGCAACAGGTGTAAAAATGGCTAGACCAGAACTTGAAGTAATCGTAATTACTGGAGATGGTGATGCAACAGCCATCGGAGGAAACCATTTAATTCATGCAGCAAGAAGAAATATTGATATTACAACAATTGTATTTAATAACAATATTTATGGAATGACAGGAGGACAATTCTCTCCTACAACGCCTACTGGAGATTTAGGTACTACAGCACCTTTTGGAAATGTAGATAGACCTTTTGATATTCCAAAGCTTGTAGATGGTGCAGGAGCTACTTATGTAGCTAGAGGAACTGTTTATCATGCAAATCAAATGATTAAATTAATTGAAAATGGTATTAAAAACAAAGGATTTTCATTGATTGAAGGTTTAAGTAACTGTCCAACATATTATGCAAGAAAAAATAAAAAGGGTTCAGCTGTGGATATTTTAAAATGGCAAAAAGATCATGCAGTAGATGTAAAAGCAGCACAAAAAATGTCACCAGAGCAATTAGAAGGAAAGTTTGTAATTGGAGAGTTTAAAAATACTCAAGCTCCAGAATATACAGAGTCATATCAAAAAATCATTGATAGATTTATAAAGGAGAGATAG
- a CDS encoding 2-oxoacid:acceptor oxidoreductase family protein, translated as MSKQIELRLTGSGGQGLILGGIILAEAAIMDGKNAIQSQSYGPEARGGASKAEVIISSEEIDFPKVQNVGLLLSLTQVACNKYANDTKENTIVLVDSSVEVSSDIVSKEVIRIPILQTASEALKKPMVANIIAIGAINGIMNIASKESLEAAVLNRVPKGTEDLNKKALEEGYKLIARG; from the coding sequence ATGTCTAAACAAATAGAATTAAGATTAACTGGTTCAGGAGGGCAAGGTCTTATTTTAGGAGGAATCATTTTAGCAGAAGCTGCTATTATGGATGGGAAAAATGCTATCCAATCTCAATCCTATGGGCCTGAAGCTCGTGGAGGTGCTAGTAAAGCAGAAGTAATCATTAGTAGTGAGGAAATAGACTTTCCTAAAGTTCAAAATGTTGGCTTATTACTATCTTTAACACAGGTAGCTTGTAATAAATATGCAAATGATACAAAAGAAAATACTATTGTATTAGTAGATTCAAGTGTAGAGGTTTCTTCTGATATAGTATCAAAAGAAGTTATTCGAATTCCAATTCTACAAACTGCAAGTGAAGCGTTAAAAAAACCGATGGTCGCAAATATTATTGCAATTGGCGCAATAAATGGTATAATGAATATAGCGTCTAAAGAATCTTTAGAAGCTGCTGTTTTAAACAGAGTACCAAAAGGGACAGAAGATTTAAACAAAAAAGCTCTAGAAGAAGGATATAAACTGATTGCTAGAGGATAA
- a CDS encoding 2-oxoacid:acceptor oxidoreductase subunit alpha: MKKNNIKLMQGNEACVEGAIAAGMRFYGGYPITPSTEIAEGSAEKLPKVGGKFIQMEDEIAGMAATIGAALTGVKAMTATSGPGFSLKQENIGYAAMAEVPCVIVNVQRHGPSTGLPTSPSQGDVMQARWGTHGDHPVIAISPSSVKETFDLTVRAFNLAEKYRTPVILLLDEIVGHMREGIAIPDPSELEIIDRKRPEKGDQNYLAYHVEEGEYVSPMAGFGDGFRYNVTGLVHDESGFPVNSHEIADQLCTRLMKKIEDNIDDIVTYEEFCMEDAEIVVFSYGGSARSAKSAVKKAREKGLKVGMFRPVTIWPFPEKQVQEFAQKTKGIIVAELNYGQLVMEVERVVKGASEIFHIGKVNGDIITPDEILSKIEEVI, translated from the coding sequence ATGAAGAAAAATAATATCAAACTTATGCAGGGGAATGAAGCCTGTGTGGAGGGAGCTATTGCTGCTGGAATGCGTTTTTATGGAGGATATCCGATTACTCCTTCGACAGAAATTGCAGAAGGATCTGCTGAGAAACTCCCTAAAGTAGGCGGAAAATTCATTCAAATGGAAGACGAAATTGCAGGAATGGCTGCTACAATAGGAGCTGCTCTTACAGGAGTGAAAGCTATGACTGCTACAAGTGGTCCTGGATTTTCATTAAAACAAGAAAATATTGGTTATGCTGCTATGGCAGAAGTTCCATGTGTGATTGTAAATGTGCAAAGACATGGCCCAAGTACTGGACTTCCTACTTCTCCATCCCAAGGAGATGTAATGCAAGCAAGATGGGGAACTCATGGAGATCATCCAGTGATTGCTATATCTCCATCTTCTGTAAAAGAAACTTTTGATTTAACAGTAAGAGCATTTAACCTTGCTGAAAAATATAGAACACCGGTTATATTATTATTAGATGAAATTGTAGGCCATATGAGAGAAGGAATTGCGATTCCTGATCCTAGTGAATTAGAAATTATTGATCGCAAAAGACCTGAAAAAGGGGATCAAAACTATTTAGCATATCATGTAGAAGAAGGGGAATATGTTTCACCTATGGCAGGATTTGGAGATGGTTTTAGATACAATGTAACAGGTCTTGTTCATGATGAATCTGGATTCCCAGTAAATAGCCATGAAATAGCAGATCAACTTTGTACTAGACTTATGAAAAAAATAGAAGATAATATAGATGATATTGTAACTTATGAAGAGTTTTGTATGGAAGATGCAGAAATCGTTGTATTTTCTTATGGAGGAAGTGCAAGATCTGCAAAGAGTGCGGTAAAAAAAGCTAGAGAAAAAGGATTAAAGGTTGGTATGTTTAGACCAGTTACTATTTGGCCTTTTCCAGAAAAACAAGTACAAGAATTCGCACAAAAAACAAAAGGTATTATTGTTGCAGAATTAAACTATGGACAATTAGTGATGGAAGTTGAGAGAGTGGTAAAAGGTGCATCAGAGATTTTCCATATTGGAAAAGTAAATGGTGATATTATTACTCCTGATGAGATACTATCTAAAATTGAGGAGGTAATCTAG
- a CDS encoding class I SAM-dependent methyltransferase, whose translation MNIKTLTRPTNFAQEILKDIIHKGDVVVDATMGNGHDTLFLANMVGEDGRVFSFDIQDLAIENTKRLLQENKIENVCLIQDGHENMDQYIKEEVCAIIFNLGYLPKGDHEIVTKAHTTISALQKSLTLLKKEGLTIMVIYPGHEEGEVEKERILKFTKNLDSTTYHVFEISYTNQNKKPPMILGIIKK comes from the coding sequence ATGAATATCAAAACACTAACAAGACCGACAAATTTTGCACAAGAAATTTTAAAAGATATCATCCATAAAGGAGATGTAGTAGTAGATGCTACTATGGGAAATGGACATGATACTCTTTTTTTAGCTAATATGGTTGGAGAAGATGGAAGAGTATTTTCTTTTGATATACAAGATTTGGCTATTGAGAATACAAAAAGATTGTTGCAAGAAAATAAAATTGAAAATGTTTGTCTGATTCAAGATGGACATGAAAATATGGATCAGTATATCAAAGAAGAGGTTTGTGCTATTATTTTTAATTTAGGATATCTTCCAAAGGGAGATCATGAAATTGTTACAAAGGCTCATACAACCATATCAGCTCTTCAAAAATCTTTAACATTATTAAAAAAAGAAGGGCTGACTATAATGGTTATTTATCCAGGGCATGAAGAAGGAGAAGTAGAAAAGGAAAGAATACTAAAATTTACAAAAAATCTTGATTCTACTACATATCATGTATTTGAAATTAGTTATACAAACCAAAACAAAAAACCTCCAATGATTTTAGGGATTATCAAAAAATAA
- the surE gene encoding 5'/3'-nucleotidase SurE, whose translation MNILVTNDDGIFAPGIYSLACALSKVGKVYVVAPNRQRSATGHAITMHEPIRAEKVKFFDEDFDAWAVSGTPADCVKIGIQGLIKEKIDMVFSGINKGPNLGTDVLYSGTVSAAIEGAILGYPSVAISLASFKDLDYNCAAEFSTKIAKKLIENKLPPDTLLNVNVPNCTKEEIKGVHISTLGVRKYNNTFIERKDPWGEAYYWLGGELVDEKNEEGTDTYSIENNYIAITPIHFDLTRFDLMKKVKKWDIQL comes from the coding sequence TTGAATATATTAGTGACAAATGATGATGGTATTTTTGCACCAGGAATATATAGTTTAGCTTGTGCATTATCTAAAGTAGGAAAGGTTTATGTTGTAGCTCCAAATAGACAAAGAAGTGCTACAGGACATGCTATTACCATGCATGAACCTATTCGAGCAGAAAAAGTGAAATTTTTTGATGAAGATTTTGATGCCTGGGCAGTGAGTGGAACACCAGCAGATTGTGTAAAAATTGGAATCCAAGGATTGATTAAAGAAAAAATAGATATGGTTTTTTCAGGAATTAATAAAGGACCTAATTTAGGAACAGATGTTTTGTATTCTGGAACAGTATCAGCAGCTATTGAAGGAGCAATTTTAGGATATCCTTCTGTGGCTATATCTTTAGCATCTTTTAAAGATCTTGATTATAATTGTGCTGCTGAATTTTCTACCAAGATAGCAAAAAAATTGATAGAAAACAAATTACCACCAGATACATTGCTTAATGTGAATGTTCCGAATTGTACAAAAGAAGAAATAAAAGGAGTACATATTTCCACATTAGGAGTTAGAAAATATAATAATACATTTATTGAAAGAAAAGATCCTTGGGGAGAAGCTTATTATTGGTTAGGTGGAGAGCTAGTAGATGAAAAAAACGAAGAGGGAACAGATACATATAGCATAGAAAACAATTATATAGCTATTACACCTATTCACTTTGATTTGACAAGATTTGATTTGATGAAAAAAGTAAAAAAATGGGATATTCAATTATAA